The window GCCATTTAAGGTCACCATTAAAGCATTGGCAAGTTGAAGATAGTGTTAAGGATAAGGAAATGGTCCATGATGTTCTTCATTCAAGAACAGAACAGAATGCTCACAATCAAGATAAAATGGCTCTCATTCATCAGAAATTCATGGAAGCGAAACTTATGTCGAGAAAGTCTAAGAAATTTGAAGATGGATTCAAAGTTCTGAGCTCCAATAATGATGCCTTGATTAGGCTATTGGATTCTCAGAATCTTTATGATCTTCGTCGCTCTGCTTCGCCGGCCGAGACAGAGCTCATTACTCTGCTGAGGCCTGCAAAGACTCTTGACAACAACAACAGATCATCCAGaatggaaaagaagaaaaagaatgaaggAATGGAAAAGAATCTCGAACACAATGTTCCGGTTCAATCTACTCGAATCGTTGTATTGAAGCCGAGTTCTGGGAAGACTAATGATCTTAAGGCAATGTACTCTCCAAAAACTTCATTACCTGAAGATGATTTCTTCGAATCAAGAAAAGTGAAAAGAGAGCTTACTTGTCAATGTGATGAAACTTTGTTTGAGTGTTCATCTAACAAATCCTATTATAATTACAAAgataggaggagtttcagtgatttagATGCTACTATGTCACAACTTCCAAGACATTCATGGGATCATAGTCTTTATTCGACGCGGTCCTTGGACCGCGTCACGTGTTCTCCAGAGTCACCAGTCTGCATAGAAGCCAAGTCAAGACTGTATGAGAGATGGATCATGATGATGACTTCCTCAAACACCAAATTTCATCACCAAGAACAGATCCATGTGAAGAGAAGATCCACCTTGGGTGAACTGCTTTCTCTTTCACAAAGAAAGAAGCATGTTACACCTAAGGTTAAGGATATTATCATTGAAGATCAAGAACCAAGAAAATCAAGAAATGAAGAATTAATGGTTAACAGTGCTCCTAAGAGCCGGCGAATTCGCCTCCGAGATGAAGTTTGTGATCATGATGCTGGCAAAGGGCATGGATCAAAGGGTATGAGATTATCATTCAAAGGAAGAGTTTCGAGTTTCTTGTTCTTAAGGAAGAAGAAATCAACTAAGGAGAAATCCAAAGATAAATCCCAATGTAGTTCTCTATATGAATCAGATTCAGTCTCTAACAGAAAACAGCAAGGCATAATTACATTAGAGgtaatactactatttttatgCAAACTTTTATATAAATATGCATTTGTTGTTTGTTATATAcaaactttatttattttgttcatgACTATAATTTATGAAGAGAATGAAAAAGGAATGGATGGAATAAAAGAGTTAAAACAGAAGGAAACAAAAAGTGAGATTGTCATTGAAAATAAAGaagtgaagtttttttttttattttcacattttcttttctttcatgaatactttccccttttcttcttccattctttctttCAATCATTTATTATTCAACATTCTGGTTGAAACAACTCAAACAAGTTCTTCAGTTTCAATAACTTCTTTACCTTTTTTTATAAAGGCATCTCTACTTTTTAACATCCAATGGCTGAGACCCATGTGGAAAAATAGTGTATAATTTTATAGGTGAATTTGATATGTGAAATTATGCAAGAAACCCATTCATAAAAATGTTTACATTCATTTTTTATCCCCAACCAAACATATCCTTAGTATAATCAtacaacaaaaatatagaaataaacataaaaattatttattcaaatttaagtggttaagattattttaaaatttcttctCTAATTTTCCCTCCTCCATGCCCCTGATGGGAAACAAATAAGTTAGTTGAAGTCATTTTCTAGTAATGTTTGTAGCTTAATATGGTAGTTTAGCTTTtaatatgtttggtattatagGATAACACAAAAAATCAGTCCTTATTAATAGTGAGATCTTAAGCATCCCTTTATGACCCACAAGAATGTTTGTGCATTGCTTGTCTTAActgaattaataaataataactatactCTATAGTTGCAACTTGCAAGCAATGTGTTACTCTAAGGACATTAATTAGCTTGACAAAGTTGTGTGAAACAAATTAATTAGGAAACTTAAATTAGATATGCTATCAACAATCAACATTCTTGGTTATCAAATTACTCACTATTCTCTTtgatctatcctttttattattcgATACATTGATAAATTTCAGTAATGTTAGGGAGATAAAAAACAATAAGTCTAAACAGctcaaacttattttattttaacatttatttattgCAAGGTGTATTAAATGAAACCAAAAGTAATAAATTTCAATAGTTTTtggttaatatttttttgttaccaaacattttcgatAAATTTAAGTATTTTGTATCAAATGCATTCATTCAAGAATGTATCAAAATGTAATAATGTGATAATCACAAATCACAGAGCCAACTCTTCCTAATCAACAAGATTAGTATACTAGTAAATCACAACCTCTTTGGTAGGTATATACTATTATTTTGACAAACGTTAAACTTGTATCTAAGTTTTGAACTTGAAACTTTTTAGTTACAACATAGAATCAAGGCTCCATGAAGTAAATAAAATTCTTGATTTCTGAAATATGTACCCTGATCCTtaactgtttttttttcttttgtagcaTGAATTGATTGTATCAAAGCCAGAGATTTCAAGCGAAAATCAAGATCAGCCAAGTCCAAGTTCAATTTTAGAGCCTCTATTTCAGGATGACATTCATCATGATTTCTATGACTCTATGAAGAGTGGTCACCAGGGTAATACTCAGGCCTATCTCGTTATCTATAATAAGTGACACAGGTTCATGCTTTTTCAGGAAGTTCTTATTTGATAAAATATGCCCTTTAATCTTTTATTATAGAATAAACACTCAAATTCATCCTTAGGAAATTCTGGATCGAATATTTTAGtttctaacaattttttattctttaaaaattttcaaagattaCTTCTACCAGATACATTAGTTCTTTCGTCATTTTAAAAAGGGACTAACTTAAAATGTATTTTCTGGAACCTAACTGGCTTATAACAAAATTTGTTAGAGACTTATTTATTCATGACACATTAAAAATTGATTGAAAACGATGGAGTTTGGACAAGAACAATTCTTGAGaacttctaaaaaataaaaacttatttaATACCCAAATGTCCGACTTTAAAATTCTTTGGAATCAATTCGAATGTTTACTCTTTGTTACATTTCACTTTATAAGCAAACATTCATTTACCACCtctaattttattccttttttttcccTCTCTCTATATAGGATCATTGGTGCCATTGAAGTCCAATTTAATTGACAAATCACCACCTATAGAATCAGTATCTCGGACCCTTTCATGGGGTGATACTGATGCACATGATTCTTCCTTAGACAGCAAGGCAGAGGAACAAGAATGGCTTCTCCTTGTTGAGAAACTACTATCAGCAGCTGGACTTGATGATCAACTACAAAATGACTCCTTTGACACAAGATGGCATTCCCTTGAAAGCCCCTTGGACCCATCATTGAGGGGCAAATATGTCAATCTCAATGACAGGGAGCATCAGCATCTCAATGAGGCCAAGAGAAGGAAGATGAGATCAAGTCAGAAGCTCGTATTCGACTGCGTCAATGCGGCGATTTTGGAGCTGACTAATGGTGAGTGTGGACCAGGGAAGCACCACAAGTGCAGGGTGCACAGTAGTGGAACATGTTCCCTTTCTATGGACCACATTGTGGATCAAATGAAAGAGTTAATGGCAAGTGGAGTGAGGTGTGTTTGGGGGGATTGTGGGGACAGCAACAGCCTGGTGGTAGAAAATGTTGTCAAGAAAGAGCTTGTGGGGATTGGATGGGTTCAGCTTATGGAGTTGGAGATTGATATTTTGGGGATGGAGATTGAGAGGGATTTAATTCAAGAACTTGTGGAAAATGTTGTGGTTGATTTCACTGCCAGGGCCTCAATCAATCCCTTTTGATCACTTTCTATATTGGCTTTAAATAAGGGTTAAATAAgtttttgatccaaaaattttcaaaagtaaaGTCAGAAAGGTAATTACTCACACAAAATTGTCTTCATGTGAAAATGATAGTTGAGAACATGATAGTTGAGAACGGTTAAATGATAACTCTATTTAATAGTTCTTGCATATTATCTTCATGTCAAGACAATTTTTTCGTAAGTAACCACTATTTGGAGATATGTACTACTTAGAGCTTGAACCATAAGTATGAAGTTGATTTGTATGTGGAATGATGGTAGAGACTAATTTCActacttttgaaaattttggaccaaaaccatAACAAAAAATTGTATAGGTACTTCAAAGACCAGAAACTTATTCAACCCTTTTAAATGATATGTATATTGTAACTCTATCATTGTTGCATTGAATTAACAGCACATGGCCCCTACTCACCTAATGTATTGAATGCTACCTAAGATTGTATCGGTTATTTGATATTTATGACTCTAGTTCATGTACATAAATTCACTAGTCTACTGTTTGAAACAAAGCCAGAAGAGATCATGAGATTAAGACCATGATTCTGTCCATAATATGTTGTTCAATGACATTCTAATGAGTCACAATCTCTATATCTTGTACTAATTTTAACTATGAAATTATGTGTGTTCTCAGAATAACAATATtctaattagaaaaaaattagaaattacaTAATATCTCATAGCTATACAGCCAATACAGGCaactaaaataaagataaattattattaaactgAATTTGAACAGTTACAAAGCTACCCAAAATAATAATATGAAGGTATATTAGAAACTCTCAATTTAGCCATTACTGTGGTATCAGTGCTATGATTTCTACAACTGTGTAGAGCATGCATGATGATGTAATGTACCAGAACCAAAATCAGTAGTCCCCTTGCACCTGATtaataagaattacaagataaaaCACAGATCAGTTATAACCATATAACCATATTATGCATGTTCAATTGTTCACcaatcctttttttttattggGAGATGGGAGATAACAGAAagtgatttaattaatttaacttatattatatatgttgATTCTTGTACTCCAGCTAGGAGTTAACATAAGATTCTCCTACAACACATGGAGTGTGGAATATTAGGAAAAGATTGTGGTCAAAGAAATGATATATAAATGCTGTCATAAGTATCCCCTTGATTATTCTTTTTCCCTCTAGTCACATCTTTtagatattctttttttttttttttctagtttccGATAAGGATTATATGGGATTAGAAAAATAAGGAACTGAGTGAGATATCACTAAAGGGTAGgaataatttattgtttttatttgtaTTGAGAAATCTAgaccttccatccaatacttttaaataaaacagaaatCCACTATCAGACAAAGATCAATAATTTGGTCAACAGAGACAGATTGATTTTATAAGCTACTCAAAATGTGTCCACAACTTGTAGTGATACTTTGTACTCTGAAAGGATGGAAAAAGAACTCTTAAAACATAAAAGTAATCATATCATATGACCTGattaaataagagaaaatataaagaattaatttttaattaatagtaatcaattttaagatttaaaatttataatttagagtgttaaattaagaatttaaaattttagataagtaaaataatttttaaaaaattaattaatattagccAAATAAAATTAGTTTCTTAACATTAGCAACTAAATAATCATGACATGGATATAGTCAACTATATAACTCATGGAGCATAATGAGAGagaaataagagaaaaatatTCTTGCAACACATAATTTGGGGACAGAATCCCAAGGCCCTGAAGCGAAAGAGGACAAACTGGTTTTCAAGTTTGACCAAATGATGTGAATATTCTCCAAGACCAAGAGTGCTACATGTTAAATTATTAATGCTAGACATTAGACCCATTTTTCGATACTATGAATCAAGAATAAGTAACTAACAAGTACTAATGATCTTAATTTTGTAAAGTTCTGAATTGTGTTCTTCAATTGTCTAAGTGGCCGAATCTAATCAACTGATTTTTACCGATATTATCAATTATGGTACTAGATGAGAGTAAATTTTACTGCACAGCTATTTTCCTGTTAGACTAACAATGTTGGATCTTACATGGCCAACAgaaaacataatattaaaaagaagagaatctTTCGATGGACGAGTAGACATGTTGGATCATATCAGAAGAGATTAGTTATGAATGAATTAGAGATAATTGGGATATTGTTGATTATAAGAAAAGATGGTAGAATATCGTGTAAAGTGTGATATAAACATGTTTGAAGAATGCTTATAAAGGCTGCAGTTAGAAGAGTAAATCACATTGTTGTAACTAAAGGTAGGAGATTCAAGGGGAAAAAAACcactaagaaaaataataagtgaTTTAGAAATAACTATCTATGATAGGGCATATTATGTTT is drawn from Arachis hypogaea cultivar Tifrunner chromosome 12, arahy.Tifrunner.gnm2.J5K5, whole genome shotgun sequence and contains these coding sequences:
- the LOC112727200 gene encoding uncharacterized protein — encoded protein: MLKAEENSNHKQPNVVAKLMGLDEALPRGEANLFLERKHEKCYSQHIYGHLRSPLKHWQVEDSVKDKEMVHDVLHSRTEQNAHNQDKMALIHQKFMEAKLMSRKSKKFEDGFKVLSSNNDALIRLLDSQNLYDLRRSASPAETELITLLRPAKTLDNNNRSSRMEKKKKNEGMEKNLEHNVPVQSTRIVVLKPSSGKTNDLKAMYSPKTSLPEDDFFESRKVKRELTCQCDETLFECSSNKSYYNYKDRRSFSDLDATMSQLPRHSWDHSLYSTRSLDRVTCSPESPVCIEAKSRLYERWIMMMTSSNTKFHHQEQIHVKRRSTLGELLSLSQRKKHVTPKVKDIIIEDQEPRKSRNEELMVNSAPKSRRIRLRDEVCDHDAGKGHGSKGMRLSFKGRVSSFLFLRKKKSTKEKSKDKSQCSSLYESDSVSNRKQQGIITLEHELIVSKPEISSENQDQPSPSSILEPLFQDDIHHDFYDSMKSGHQGSLVPLKSNLIDKSPPIESVSRTLSWGDTDAHDSSLDSKAEEQEWLLLVEKLLSAAGLDDQLQNDSFDTRWHSLESPLDPSLRGKYVNLNDREHQHLNEAKRRKMRSSQKLVFDCVNAAILELTNGECGPGKHHKCRVHSSGTCSLSMDHIVDQMKELMASGVRCVWGDCGDSNSLVVENVVKKELVGIGWVQLMELEIDILGMEIERDLIQELVENVVVDFTARASINPF